Genomic window (Granulicella arctica):
CATCCTCAACGTGCAGCGCCAGCCGGGCGGTAACACCATCTCGGTCGTCAAGAGCATCAAAAAGCTCTTGCCGCAGCTTGAAGCGAACCTGCCTAAAGGTATCCAGGTCACGACTCTTACTGACTTGACCACGCCTATCCAGGCCTCCGTCTCGGACGTCGAATTTGAACTGATGCTGACCATCGGTCTCGTCGTCATGGTCATCTTCCTCTTCCTGCGAAACCTCTACGCAACCATCATCCCCTCGGTCGCCGTTCCGCTCTCGCTCGTCGGCACCTTCGCCGCGATGTATGCCCTCGGCTACTCGCTCGACAACCTCTCCCTCATGGCACTCACCATCTCAACCGGCTTCGTCGTGGACGACGCCATCGTCATGGTCGAGAACATCTCGCGCTACCTGGAAGAGGGATACCCGCCGATGGAGGCTGCCCTCAAGGGTGCCGAACAGATCGGCTTTACTATCCTCTCGCTCACCGTCTCGCTGATCGCCGTACTGATCCCCCTGCTCTTCATGGGCGATGTGGTCGGCCGACTCTTCCGCGAGTTCGCTGTCACCCTCGCCGTCACCATCATCGTCTCGGCGGTCGTCTCCCTCACGCTGACGCCGATGATGGCCTCACGCATCCTCAAGCATGATCCGAAGGCCCAGGAGGGCCGCTTCTACAAGGCCTCGGAGCGGGTCTTCGAGAGCGCCATTGCCTTCTACGGTCGCACTCTCAAGGTCGTCCTCCGCTTCCAGACCATCACCCTTCTGGTCGCGCTCGCCACCCTCGGGCTCACCATCTTTCTCTACATCATCATCCCCAAGGGCTTCTTCCCCGTACAGGACACCGGCGTCATTCAAGGCATCAGCCAGGCCTCCCAGACCATTGGTTCAAAGGCCATGGCGCAGAAGCAGCAGGAGCTTGCCCGCATCATCCTGCAGGACCCCGCTGTCGAAAGTCTGTCCTCCTTCATCGGTGCCGACGGCACCAACACCACCATCAACAGTGGTCGGATGGCGATCAATCTCAAGCCGCTGGAGCAGCGCGATCTCAACGCCTCCGATGTAATTCGCCGCCTGCAGACCAAGCTCGTCAATGTACAGGATATTCAGCTCTTCATGCAGCCGGTGCAGAACATCACGGTCGACGACCGTATCAGCCGCACACAATATCAGTACACCCTTGAAGATCCTGACCAGGCTGAACTGAATCTTTGGACCGATCGCTTCGTCGAAAAATTGAAGAAGCTGCCCGGATTGGAAGACGTCGCTACCGACCAGCAGAACGGCGGTCTCGCTGTTTCGCTCGTGATCGATCGCGCCACCGCCTCACGCCTTGGGATCGCGCCGACCACGATCGACAATACGCTCTACGACGCCTTCGGCCAGCGCCAGGTCAACACGATGTACACGCAGCTCAACCAGTATCACGTCATCCTCGAAGCCGAGCCACAGTTCCAGCTCGATCCCGAGAAGTTGAGCCACATCTATATACAGTCGAACGCTGCCGCCGGTACCTCAGGCGCCGCAGCCTCATCGTCCTCCGGTCGTGGGTCTACCTCCGCCGGATCGAACGCACTGGCGGGAGCGGCGGTCTACACCCCCTCCTCGAACGTCTTCAACCCACCCGCGAACGCCCTGCTCTCGAGCGCCAACTCGACCGCTCGCGGCTCGACCTCTGCCGGAACCAGTGCTTCGAACATCAGCAGCCGCGTACCGCTCAGCGCCTTCTCGCACTTTGAGACCACCACGGAACCACTCACGATTACCCACCAGGGTCAGTTCCCTGCCATCACCGTCTCCTTCAATCTCGCCCCCGGTGGGTCGCTCGGTGCTGCCATCGATTCGATCACCAAGGTCCAGAAGGACATGAACATGCCGGCGAGTATCCAGGCGGACTTCGAAGGCACCGCAGCCTCCTTCCGCAACTCGCTGTCGAATGAGCCACTGCTTATCCTCGCCGCCCTCGTCACCGTCTACATCGTCCTCGGCGTCCTCTACGAGAGCTTCATCCACCCCATCACCATTCTCTCGACCCTACCCTCAGCCGGAGTCGGCGCGTTCCTCTCGCTCATCATCTTCCACCAGGACCTGAGTGTGGTGGCGATCATCGGCATTGTGCTGCTGATCGGTATCGTTAAGAAGAACGGCATCATGATGGTGGACTTCGCCCTCGAAGCCGAGCGGAACCACGGAAAGACCTCGACTGAAGCCATCTACGAGGCTTGCCTTCTCCGCTTCCGGCCGATCATGATGACCACCATGGCAGCGCTCCTTGGCGGTCTGCCGCTGGCCTTCGGCTCTGGTATCGGCTCCGAACTGCGGCGTCCCCTCGGCATCTCGATGGTTGGCGGCCTGCTTCTCAGCCAGGTACTTACCCTCTACACCACACCCGTCATCTACATCTTCTTTGACAACCTTGCTCAGCGCTTCTCCGGCAAGCCGTCTCATCCGAAGACTGGCAATGAGCCGGTCAACGCACCGGCAGACTCCTCCACCGCAGGCCCGGCGCACGCATGAGTATCTCGACCCCATTCATCCATCGCCCGGTAGCGACGACGCTGCTGACGGTGGCGATTGCCATCGCAGGCGGCATCGCCTTCCAGGTCCTGCCAGTCTCGCCGCTGCCGCAGGTCGACTTCCCAACCATCTCGGTCAACGCCAGCCTGCCCGGAGCCAGCGCCGAGATCATGGCTTCGTCCGTCGCTACGCCCCTCGAGCGCCAGTTCGGCCACATCGCCGGTGTCACCGAGATGACCTCCGCCAGCTCGCTTGGCACGACCTCGGTCACCATCCAGTTCGATCTCAGTCGCAACATCGACGGTGCCGCGCGTGACGTCGAGGCCGGCATCAACGCCGCACGCACCTACCTGCCAGCCAATCTGCCCGGCAACCCGACCTATCGCAAGGTTAACCCGGCCGATGCGCCGATCATGATCCTCGGCCTCACCTCGGATAAGTACGACACGGGCAAGCTCTACGACGAGGCTTCAACCGTCATCCAGCAGAAGATCTCGCAGATCCAGGGAGTCGGCCAGGTCAATCCCGGTGGCGGTGCCCTGCCCTCGGTCCGCGTCGAGGTGAACCCGACCAAGCTCGCCAGCTTTGGCTTGGCGATGTCGAACCTCCAATCCGTCCTCAGCCTCCAGAACTCCGACCTCGCGCGGGGCCAGATCACGGACGGCAACACTACGGCGGATATCGTCGCCAATGGCCAGATCTCCCACGCCGTGGACTACAAACCGCTCATCGTCGGCTATAACAACGGTGCAGCCGTCCGCCTTGAAGACGTAGCCGATGTGATCGACTCCACGCAGAACATCCGCACCGCAGGCTATCTGAACGGCAAACGCGCCGTGACGCTCATCGTCTTCCGCCAGCCCGGCGCAAACATCATCCAGACCATCGACAGGATCCGAGCCCAGCTTCCCTCGATTGAAGCCTCCATTCCTAAAGGCATCACGACGACCATCGTGCTTGACCGCACCACCACCATCCGCGCGTCGGTCAACGACGTCGAGCGCACGCTCATCATCTCGATCCTGCTGGTCATCCTGGTGGTCTTCATCTTCCTGCGGAACGGTCGCGCTACGCTGATTCCCGCCGTCGCCGTACCCGTCTCGCTCATCGGCACCTTCGCCGTGATGTACATGTTCGGCTTCTCGCTCGATAACCTCTCCCTGATGGCGCTCACCATCTCGACTGGCTTCGTAGTCGACGATGCGATCGTCGTGATGGAGAACATCGCCCGCCATCTTGAAGACGGTATGGAGCCCTTTGCTGCGGCTCTCCTCGGCGCGAAGGAGATCGGCTTCACCGTCATCTCCATCAGCATCTCGCTGATTGCCGTCTTCATCCCGCTGCTCCTTATGGGCGGCATCGTCGGACGCCTCTTCCGCGAGTTCGCCATCACGCTCTCGACCGCCATCCTCGTCTCCATGGTCATCTCGCTCACGACGACCCCGATGATGTGCGCCTACCTCCTCAAGAGTGAGCATGGCAAAGAGCACGGCCGCTTCTACAAGGTCACCGAGCGCTTCTTCGACTGGATTCTTTCGGTCTACCGGCGCAGTCTTCACTGGGTTCTTGAGAACCCCGGCCTCACCCTGACCGTCCTTGCGCTCACCATCGCCCTCAACGTCGTCATCATCGTCAAGATTCCTAAGGGCTTCTTCCCGCAGCAGGATACGGGCGCGCTCGGCGGCGGTCTCCAGGGCCCGCAGGATTCCTCCTTCCCAGCCATGAACGACTCACTTCAGCGCATCGAAGCGGTCGTTGGGAAAGATCCCGCCGTCCAGAACGTCATCGGCTTTACCGGTGGCCAGGGTGCCTCAAACACCGGCAACCTCTTCGTCATCCTCAAGCCCCTCAACATCCGCAAGATCGGTGCAGCCGATGTCATCAACCGGATCCGGCCGCAACTGAACCGCCTGCCCGTAGCCTCCGCCTTCCTACAGGCCTCGCAGGATCTGCGTATCGGTGGTCGCGGCGGGAACGCGCTCTACCAATACACCATCCAGGCCGACAACGTCACCGACCTGCAGACCTGGGGGCCGAAGCTCCTTGCTGAGATGAAGCGTCTACCCGGCTTTCAGGACGTCAACTCCGACCAGCAGAACGGTGGCCTGGATGAGCTTGTCACCATCGACCGCGTCACCGCAGCGCGCCTTGGCCAGACCGCTCAATCGATCGATGCCGGACTTTACAGCGCCTTCGGTCAATCCCAGGTTTCGCTCATCTACACGCAGTTGAACCAGTACTATGTCGTCCTCGAAGTCGCTCCCCAATACTGGCAGACGCCCGATGGCCTCAAGAACATCTACTTCCACACCGCAAGCGCCAGCAGCACCACGGCCAGCGGCAACACCCCGCTCTTTACCATGTCCTCGGCAAAGGCCACCACCACGCCGCTCGCGCTCAACCACACCGGCCTCTTCCCCTCGGTGACCGTCTCGTTCAATCTCGCACCCGGCGTCTCGCTCAGCGACGCTACGCTCGAGATTGGCCAGATGCAACAGAAGCTCGGCACTCCCTCAAGCATTCGCGGCTTCTTCGCCGGAACCCTGCAGGCCTACCAGGCCTCACTGAGCAGCGAGCCCGTGCTCATCCTTACTGCTATCCTCGCCGTCTATATCGTTCTGGGAATCCTGTATGAGAGCCTGGTCCATCCGCTCACCATTCTCTCGACAATCCCTTCGGCCAGCGTCGGCGCCATGCTCGCCCTCCTCCTCTTCAAGGAGGACCTGAACGTCATCTCCATCATCGGCATCGTGCTGCTTATCGGCATCGTAAAGAAGAACGCCATCATGATGATCGACTTCGCCCTCCAGGCCGAGCGCGAGCAGGGGATGAACACCGAAGACGCCATCTTCGAGGCCTGCATGCTGCGCTTCCGGCCCATTTTGATGACCACGATGGCCGCCCTCTTCGGCGCGCTGCCCCTCGCCTTCGGTACCGGCACAGGCTCGGAGTTGCGCCGTCCCCTCGGCATCACCATCGTCGGCGGCCTCATCGTCAGCCAGCTTCTGACGCTCTACACCACGCCCGTCGTCTATCTCACGCTTGATCGTCTCCGCTTGCGCATCCAGGGCAAGACCCATGACGACTTTCACCCGGAACTGCACCCCGTCTCAGCCGACTAATGGACCTCTCGAACCCTATGACCAGCCTTCGCTCCAAAGCCGCCCTCACCGCCCTTGCGGCCCTGTTCGTTACAGGCTGCCGCGTCGGTCCCAAATACCACGTGCCACCGGCCATTGCGACTGCACCGCCTCCTGCTGTCTACAAGGAGTCTCCGACGCAGTTCGCGGAGCAGGATGGCTGGAAGGTCGCGCAGCCGCAGGACGCCATGCTCCACGGCAAGTGGTGGGAGATCTACGAAGAGCCCGAACTGAACACCCTCGAAGATCAGCTCAATATCAACAACCAGAACATCCGCGTCTCCTTCGAAAACTTCATGGCTGCGCGCACCCTCATTACGCAGGCACGCTCGCAACTCTACCCAAACGTCTCCATCGGTCCGACTTACGATCGGTCGCGCACCTCCTCGAATCTAACCAACTCCACCAACGCCAACACAGGTCGCCAGAGCAGCGTCGGCACACTGCCCGCAACCGTCTCGTGGGAGCCGGATCTCTGGGGTCGCATCCGCAACCAGATCCGCGTCGAGCAATACAACGCCCAGATCAGTGCTGCCGATCTTGAAAACGAGCGCCTCACCGAGCAGGCCGCCCTGGCCAATGCCTTCTTCGAACTACGCGGCCAGGACGCCCTGAGCCAGATCTATGCTGAGACGATCGCCGCCGACAAAGCGGCACTTACCTACACCCAGACGCAGTACGAACTCGGCATCGGCGACCGCATCTCCGTAGTCGAAGCTGAAAACACGCTCCAGAACGCAACCTCGACCGCCATCAATCTGGGAATTGCGCGCGCCCAGTACGAGCATGCCATCGCCATGCTCATCGGCACAGCAGCGTCCGGCTTCTCAGTACCCGTAAAGCCCATGCTGAAGACACCGCCCCCTATACCGGTTGGCATCCCTTCCCAACTTCTCGAGCGCCGCCCCGACATCGCCGCAACCGAACGGAATATGGCCTCCGCCAACGCACAGATTGGCGTCGCTGATGCTGCCTACTATCCCGCACTCACGCTCAGTGCAACCGGCGGCTTTGAAAGTTCCTCCTTCAAGCACCTCTTCGACATCGCCAGCCGCTTCTGGTCCATCGGACCCACCATCTCGGAGACGGTCTATGACGCCGGCCTGCGACGCGCGACCGTCAACCAGTATGTCTCTGTCTACAACGCCAATGTTGCTACCTACCGCCAGACCGTCCTCGCTGCGTTTCAGCAGGTGGAGGACAACCTGGCCTCCGTCCGCATCCTACAGCAGCAAATCATCCAGCAGGAGCTGGCGCAAAAGTCCGCTCAGGAGTTCGTCGACCTCGAACTTGCTCGCTTTCAGACCGGCATCGATCCGTACGTGGACGTAGTCACGGCGCAGACGACCCTGCTCGCCGACCGGCAGACCCTTGCCAGTCTGCACGTCCAGCAGGTCACCGCCTCGGTCAACCTGATCGAAGCACTCGGCGGCGGATGGGATGTGACGCAACTTGCGACTCCGGCGCAGGTCTCGAAAAAGCTGACCAAAGCTGAGACGCAGATCGACAAGTAGTCGCGCAGCAAAACATCCTCCAGGCCGCACCCCACGCTACTCTTCGAGAAAGCGAGCGTCTGCACGCGAGCGCAGCTGTCCGTTCGGTCTTCTGTGCATCACACGAACAAGGCTGTAAGCGATCTTCTATACTCGCCACACCAGAACGGCATCTGCCGAATCGGAGTAACCATGTATCGTCCCCTGGCCTATGCTGCTGTATTGCTCGCCCTCGCTGCCCCGGCCCATGCCCATGCCCAGACTGAAGAGATCACCGTCGACGCGCACGGTCCCACAACGCCCTTTCCGCACTTCTGGGAGAAGACCTTTGGCTCAGGCCGCGCCATCCTTTCGCTCCGGCAGGACTATCGCGACGATCTCGACACAGTTCATGCTGCCACGAACTTTGAGTCCGTCCGCTTCCACGGCATCTTCAACGATGAAGTAGGCCTCTACGATCCAGACCGCCAGGTGAAAAACCCCGGTCTCGCCGCCGAGGCCCTTCAGACGGATTCGATCTACAACTTCTCCTACATCGACCACATCTACGACGGCTTGCTGGCCCACCACGTTCGACCCTTTGTCGAACTCTCCTTCATGCCGCAGAAGATGTCGTCCGACCCCAAGGCCATTCATCCCTTCTGGTATCACCCCAACGTCGCTCCTCCAAAGGATTACGCTACGTGGGACGCCATGATCACGGCCTTCGCCAAACACCTTATCGATCGGTACGGCGCTGAAGAGGTCTCCACCTGGTACTTCGAAGTCTGGAATGAGCCGAACCTGGACTTCTGGGGCGGTCGCCCGAACCAGTCCACCTACTTCGAACTCTACGACCACACGGCTCGCGCCCTCAAGGCTGTCAATCCGAAGCTCATCGTCGGCGGCCCCTCCACCGCGCAGGCGGCCTGGGTTCCCGATTTTCTCGCGCATACCAAGCAGGGCAACATCCCTGTCGACTTCGTCAGCACTCACGTCTACGGCAACGACACCGCCGATAACGTCCTCAAAACGAACGAGAATGTTCCACGCGACCAGATGGTCTACCGCTCAGTCAAGAAGGTCCACGAGGAGATCCTGAAGTCCGCCTATCCGAAGATCCCGCTGATCTTCTCCGAGTACAACGCCAGCTATGCGAACGAGCCCAACGTCACGGACACCGTCTACATGGGACCATGGCTTGCGAACACCATTCGCCAGTGCGACGGCCTCATCCAGAGCATGAGCTACTGGTCGTTCTCCGACGTCTTCGAAGAACAGGGCGTCGTGCGCACACCGTTCTATGGCGGCTTCGGCGTCATCGCCGAGGACGACATCAAGAAGCCCGCCTTCAACGCTTTCTCGATGCTTCACCGTCTGGGCGACCAGCGCATCCATCTCGACGCTACCGACGCAATCGCCACCCGGGCAGCAAAGGGTGGAGTAGCTATCGCCCTCTGGAACTACGCCCCACCCTTCGGCGAAGGTGCGGCCTATACCCCACCCCCGACTACTCCCGGTACGTCCAAGACCATCTCACTCACCCTCAAAGGCGTTGCCGCCGGAGCGGCAGTCGAGATCTGGCAGCTTGATGCTGACCACGGCAACGTCGTGAAAACCTTCGACGCCATGGGCCGGCCAGCAGCGCCAAGCCGGAAACAGATCGTCGAACTTCAGGCCGCAGGCAAGCTCCCCGCACCGCGCATGGAACATCTCGCAGGAGGCAAGCTGAATCTGACGATACCCAGTCAGGGACTGGTCGTTCTGTCGGTCAAGTAGTCGCGGCCTTCCAAAAGAGCTGTAAAGCCCGCTTTTCATACCGTAGAACGAACAAGTGCCTTGTCGATAACGACTTACGGGTTGAAGATAGGCAAACAAAGTTGGCCGGTTAGTTTCGTTCCATCCGATATACTTGGAATTGAAGTAAATCAAGCCCCTGCCGCAAGCAGGGGCTTTTCTTATAGACACATCCTTAGCTTTTAGAATGAGTACTTTGCTTCTAACCTCAGTCGTTACAATACTTTACCTTGACCGTAAGACCTATGTACAAGCAAGCAAGGCACTTAAAGTCCACGACCAGAATGGAAATTACCCGCTACGTCAGAAGCCTCACCGTACGCCTGTCCTTTCGTTGATATCAAAAGCCGCTCGCAAGAGGTCGAAGCTTTCCTGCATCTCTATACCCAGGAGTCTTATGCCCGATACGCATTATGCACCTCCCCGTTCGATCGCTAAGGGCTTAATTATCGGACTCATCGCCGGCATGGCTGGGTCCGCTGCAAAGACCGTTGGCGAGCTGATCTATCAGCCCCGCACGCTAGGCCAGACGCCTCCACCGCTTGTGCTGGCGGACAAGATAGTGGGTCATCCAGTCGCTCACCCGACGGCAGTCATCCAGGCGATTCACTATGGCTTCGGAGGTCTGACGGGCGCGGTCTACGGCGCAGCGGCCGAGGTCTTCCCTATCGTCACGACCGGCTACGGCAGCGTCTTCGGCGTCGTGTTGCAACTCTTTACCCATGAAAGCCTCGTTCCTCTAGCCGGGCTCGACGTGCCGGCGACCCAGCAACCCGCACGCGAACACCTGAGCGAACTCTTCTCGCACATCCTCTTCGGCATCTGCACCGAGGCTGTTCGACGCATCCTGTGCAAGCGCTACGCCTAGAACTTCACCCGGCCAACACTGGCAGCTTTCCTGCACGAACCGCCGGTCGCTACCGGTAGAGTGAGACGATGCCAGAAACGATGGAACAGGTTGACGGAAAAAAGGTATTCGCCAAGATCGCCTGGCGGCTGATCCCCTACATCTTCATCCTCTACATCCTCGCGTACCTCGACCGCGTCAACGTAGGCTTCGCCGCGTTAGAGATGAAGCGCGATCTGAGCCTCAGCGACACCGTCTACGGCACCGGGGCGGGCATCTTCTTTCTCGGCTCTTCACTCTTCGATCTGCCCAGCAACCTGCTGCTCCAGAAGGTCGGGCCCCGCCGCTGGATCGCCCGCATCATGATCACCTGGGGCATCATTGCAACCTGCATGATGTTCGTCAAAGGCGCGCATTCGTTCTACGCGATGCGCTTCTTCCTGGGTGTCAGCGAGGCTGGATTCTTTCCCGGCATGATCCTCTACCTGACCTACTGGTTCCCCTCTCGCGAGCGCGCCCGAGCCGTGGCCACCTTCATGACCGCCACCGCGATAGCCGGTGTGGTCGGCGCCCCGATATCGAGTTCCCTGCTGAAGCTGGAAGGCACCATGCACCTGCATGGCTGGCAGTGGCTCTTCCTGGTAGAGGGCATACCGACCTTCCTCATGGGCATCTCCGTCCTCTTCATGCTGAAGGACCGGCCCGACGATGCGACATGGCTAACCGAACCCGAGAAGAAGTGGCTCGACGAGGAGTTGGAGCGGGACCAAAAGGCAGGCGGCGCCTCCGAACACCACTCTCTCAAGGACGCCTTCAAGAACAAGATGGTCTGGGTGCTGGCGGGCATCTTCTTTCTCGACCAGGTCGGCATCTACACGGTGAACCTTTGGATGCCGCTCATCCTGAACAGCTTTATGCATGGGACCGGAGCTGCAACGGGCAGCGCCATCTCGCCAGCCGATGCGAGCCATATCGCCAAGTTCGCGACGGTGCCCTATGCCGCTGCGGCGATCTTCATGGTGCTGATCGGATGGACGAGCGACCGGTCAGGCGAGCGGCGCTGGCATATTGCAGGCTGTCTGCTGCTGAGCGCACTTGGATTTGGATGGGCCGGAGCCGCGCATAGCCTGTCGGCTGCGCTGATTGCGATGACCCTGGCAGCGGTCGGTTACTGGAGCATCATGGGGCCGTTCTGGGCGTTGCCGACAAGAATTCTTAGTGGTCCTGCAGCGGCTGGCGGCGTCGCAATCATTACGATGGTCGGCGGAGTTGGTGGATTTCTCGGACCGTATCTGACCGGGCGCCTCAAAGACCTGACGCACGGCTACAGCGGCGGGCTATACACCATAGCCGGACTGGCGGTGCTTGGAGCGGCTCTGTGCGCCGCGCTTGCGAAGCCAAAGGAGGATGCGGCTTAGGCCTGCATCACCTGGGCGGCAAAACGCTCCATCTCCTCGTGCTGCGGACTTGATTGGAGCAGGACGAGGTCGACACCGACAGCGGCAAACTCTTCCAGACCTTCGGTGATCTGCTCCGGCGTGCCGATGAAGCCGCTGCGGAGACCGCGGTTCGAGACGGAGTAGTCCTTCAGGGAGATCGTCTGTTCGAGATTGGAGCCGGTGATCCACTGCTGATAATTGGCATAGCCGCGCGCCGATTGCTGGACGTCCGTAATGCGCTCGACCTCCTTCAACGCTTCAGCCTCGGTATCGCGCAGGACTGCGTAGCCGGAGACGCCGAAGGTCATTGGCGGCAGGTTGGCTGCTTCGCGACGGGCTCGCATGTCAGCGATCTTCTTGCCGACAATCTCCGGCGGGTCGCCGTGCATCAGGTACGCGTCACACTTGGTAGCGATCAGGTTTTTGGCTGTCTCGGATTCGCCACCCGCGTAGAGCGTGGGACGGGGTCGAGCTACAGGCTTGGGCGAGAGGACATTATCTTCGACCGTGTAGAAGGAGCCAGCGTGGGTGAAGTGCTGCTGCGACCAGCAACCGTTCACGACGTCCAGCCACTCGGAGGTGCGGGCGTAGCGGTTGTCGTGCTCATCGAAGTGGACGCCATACTTGCGCGCCTCATCGGCCCACCAACTGGAGACGACGTTGAGGGTGAGGCGACCGTTGGCGATGTTGTCGATGTTGGCAGCGGTCTTGGCAAGTAGCGCGGGATTATGGAAGGTGGGGCGAACGGCGACCATCAACTCGAGGCGCTCGGTGACTGCGGCCAGTGCGGCGGCTGTTGACCACGCATCGAGCGAGGGTGCTTCGACTCCCTTGATGTCGTTGAGATTGAGTTCGGCGATGAGGGTGAGGTCGTAGCCTAGCTGCTCGGCACGCTGGGTGAGGCGCTTGGTGTAGTCCCAATCCGGCTGCATCTGCTCGTCGTCTACATTACGCAGCCAGCCGCCGAAGACGGGAAGCCAGAATCCGTAGCGCATCAGGCAGTTACCTCGGCCAAACGTGTCTCGTTGACGGATGCGGCCTCTGCTTCGAGCCAGTCGACGAGCCTGGCGAAGGGATCGAAACCGATGACGCGCGGGCCGTCGGCGACAAAGTTCGAGAGCGCGTTGGTGTCGTAGTAGTAGCGTTGACCTGCTTCTCCCTCTTCGTGCCGTGAGTCGGTAAGGTATTCGACGCCGCCGATGTCGATGCCGGAGTGGTGCATGATGCGCTCCACGTCGGCGATGACTTCTGCAGGTGGATCGTAGGCCTCGACGGTGATGCCGGACTTTGGAGCGTCGATGGCACAGGCAGCGCGATCGAGCAAGACGCCGTCAGTGGTGCGGCAGATGTCTGCTGGGCAGAGATCAAATGTCTCGCCAGTGATGTGGACCTTGATGGCGTAGAGGAACTTGCCATTGAGGACCTCGACGCGAACGATGTGCGCGTCCTGCGCCGGGATGAACTCCTGCACGAGGGCGATGGAGTCGAGACCAAAGGCGAGCGTGTTCGCGGCCGCTGCGGCTTCGAGGGATTCGAGTGTGTCGAAGCGGGTGACACCTGCGCCACTGCCACCGATGTTCGGTTTGACGACTATGGGCCAGCGGAGACCCTCGGTTGCCGATGCTGCCTGCGATGGACGGTGGATGACGCGTGACTTGGGGTATGGCAGGTCGAGCTGTTCGAGGAGGGTGAGTTGACCCGCTTTGGAGAGTTCGGACCGGAAGGCATGCAGGCCGTTGATGACGCGAACGCCGCGCGCTTCGAGATGCTCAAGGAAGCCT
Coding sequences:
- a CDS encoding MFS transporter, with translation MPETMEQVDGKKVFAKIAWRLIPYIFILYILAYLDRVNVGFAALEMKRDLSLSDTVYGTGAGIFFLGSSLFDLPSNLLLQKVGPRRWIARIMITWGIIATCMMFVKGAHSFYAMRFFLGVSEAGFFPGMILYLTYWFPSRERARAVATFMTATAIAGVVGAPISSSLLKLEGTMHLHGWQWLFLVEGIPTFLMGISVLFMLKDRPDDATWLTEPEKKWLDEELERDQKAGGASEHHSLKDAFKNKMVWVLAGIFFLDQVGIYTVNLWMPLILNSFMHGTGAATGSAISPADASHIAKFATVPYAAAAIFMVLIGWTSDRSGERRWHIAGCLLLSALGFGWAGAAHSLSAALIAMTLAAVGYWSIMGPFWALPTRILSGPAAAGGVAIITMVGGVGGFLGPYLTGRLKDLTHGYSGGLYTIAGLAVLGAALCAALAKPKEDAA
- a CDS encoding LLM class flavin-dependent oxidoreductase, encoding MRYGFWLPVFGGWLRNVDDEQMQPDWDYTKRLTQRAEQLGYDLTLIAELNLNDIKGVEAPSLDAWSTAAALAAVTERLELMVAVRPTFHNPALLAKTAANIDNIANGRLTLNVVSSWWADEARKYGVHFDEHDNRYARTSEWLDVVNGCWSQQHFTHAGSFYTVEDNVLSPKPVARPRPTLYAGGESETAKNLIATKCDAYLMHGDPPEIVGKKIADMRARREAANLPPMTFGVSGYAVLRDTEAEALKEVERITDVQQSARGYANYQQWITGSNLEQTISLKDYSVSNRGLRSGFIGTPEQITEGLEEFAAVGVDLVLLQSSPQHEEMERFAAQVMQA
- a CDS encoding ATP-grasp domain-containing protein; the encoded protein is MSQHSDLPIAILYEQQNWFKPLFAELDRRGTNYVKLSAVEHAYSPADHPEEKYSLVFNRVSPSAWNRGNGDQIFYTVGFLEHLEARGVRVINGLHAFRSELSKAGQLTLLEQLDLPYPKSRVIHRPSQAASATEGLRWPIVVKPNIGGSGAGVTRFDTLESLEAAAAANTLAFGLDSIALVQEFIPAQDAHIVRVEVLNGKFLYAIKVHITGETFDLCPADICRTTDGVLLDRAACAIDAPKSGITVEAYDPPAEVIADVERIMHHSGIDIGGVEYLTDSRHEEGEAGQRYYYDTNALSNFVADGPRVIGFDPFARLVDWLEAEAASVNETRLAEVTA
- a CDS encoding GH39 family glycosyl hydrolase; the protein is MYRPLAYAAVLLALAAPAHAHAQTEEITVDAHGPTTPFPHFWEKTFGSGRAILSLRQDYRDDLDTVHAATNFESVRFHGIFNDEVGLYDPDRQVKNPGLAAEALQTDSIYNFSYIDHIYDGLLAHHVRPFVELSFMPQKMSSDPKAIHPFWYHPNVAPPKDYATWDAMITAFAKHLIDRYGAEEVSTWYFEVWNEPNLDFWGGRPNQSTYFELYDHTARALKAVNPKLIVGGPSTAQAAWVPDFLAHTKQGNIPVDFVSTHVYGNDTADNVLKTNENVPRDQMVYRSVKKVHEEILKSAYPKIPLIFSEYNASYANEPNVTDTVYMGPWLANTIRQCDGLIQSMSYWSFSDVFEEQGVVRTPFYGGFGVIAEDDIKKPAFNAFSMLHRLGDQRIHLDATDAIATRAAKGGVAIALWNYAPPFGEGAAYTPPPTTPGTSKTISLTLKGVAAGAAVEIWQLDADHGNVVKTFDAMGRPAAPSRKQIVELQAAGKLPAPRMEHLAGGKLNLTIPSQGLVVLSVK
- a CDS encoding DUF1440 domain-containing protein, which translates into the protein MPDTHYAPPRSIAKGLIIGLIAGMAGSAAKTVGELIYQPRTLGQTPPPLVLADKIVGHPVAHPTAVIQAIHYGFGGLTGAVYGAAAEVFPIVTTGYGSVFGVVLQLFTHESLVPLAGLDVPATQQPAREHLSELFSHILFGICTEAVRRILCKRYA